In one window of Haloimpatiens sp. FM7315 DNA:
- a CDS encoding DUF89 domain-containing protein, whose protein sequence is MFAIMANCDKEDTAAYISSKIEQTLRDEIGESDIYFHIKKKYNELLLSMENEILKNIYASEDKVLSALKYAMVGNFIDFGAMDDVPVDKLKELIDNALNKSIDMMQYNKFIKDLNKYKNIVYITDNAGEIVFDKVFIKILKEVYKDINIDVMVRGGVAANDATIEDAEEIGLTKMVNVFGSGAHMMGTQLDKISEKAQKTINDAEIIIAKGQGNFETLSGCSKNVYYAFLCKCDMFVSLFNIERFQGVFINEKDLQKIMVKLEGDL, encoded by the coding sequence ATATTTGCTATAATGGCAAATTGTGATAAAGAAGACACCGCAGCTTATATAAGTTCTAAAATAGAACAAACCTTAAGAGATGAAATAGGTGAGAGTGATATATATTTTCATATTAAGAAAAAATACAATGAATTATTATTATCTATGGAAAATGAAATTTTAAAAAATATATATGCTTCAGAAGATAAAGTTTTAAGCGCTTTAAAGTATGCTATGGTAGGTAATTTCATTGACTTTGGTGCTATGGATGATGTGCCAGTTGATAAGTTAAAGGAGCTTATAGATAATGCATTAAATAAATCAATTGATATGATGCAATATAATAAATTTATAAAGGATTTAAATAAATATAAAAACATAGTCTATATAACAGATAATGCTGGAGAGATTGTATTTGACAAGGTGTTTATAAAGATATTAAAAGAAGTTTATAAAGATATAAATATAGATGTTATGGTAAGAGGCGGAGTTGCAGCTAATGATGCAACTATAGAAGATGCTGAGGAAATAGGATTAACTAAGATGGTTAATGTTTTTGGGAGCGGCGCTCATATGATGGGAACTCAGTTAGATAAGATTAGTGAAAAAGCTCAAAAAACTATAAATGACGCTGAGATTATAATTGCTAAAGGGCAGGGGAACTTTGAGACCTTATCTGGATGTAGCAAAAATGTATATTATGCTTTTTTATGTAAGTGTGATATGTTTGTTTCATTATTTAACATTGAGAGATTCCAAGGGGTATTTATAAATGAAAAGGATCTTCAAAAAATAATGGTTAAATTAGAGGGCGATTTATAA
- a CDS encoding phosphoribosyl-ATP pyrophosphohydrolase translates to MKIYNKLVRDNIPSIIKSSGRSCHTHIASKDEYMERLENKLQEETLEFLEAKNKEGENLEELADIMEVVFALANALGYSEEELIKKRQDKFNERGGFKEGIVLEKVYD, encoded by the coding sequence ATGAAAATATATAATAAATTGGTTAGGGATAATATACCTTCTATAATTAAGTCATCAGGAAGAAGCTGTCACACGCATATTGCTTCAAAAGATGAATATATGGAGCGCTTAGAAAATAAACTTCAGGAGGAAACTTTAGAATTTTTAGAAGCAAAAAACAAAGAGGGTGAAAACTTAGAGGAACTAGCAGACATTATGGAGGTAGTATTTGCACTTGCCAATGCCTTGGGTTACTCTGAGGAAGAACTTATTAAAAAAAGACAGGATAAGTTTAATGAGCGGGGAGGCTTTAAGGAAGGGATAGTTTTGGAGAAAGTTTATGATTGA
- a CDS encoding PadR family transcriptional regulator, with product MADKSQFYRGTLEGCILKIINDNEVYGYEIAEKLKSYGLCEVSEGTIYPLLLRLEKNGLVSSVKKASSFGPKRKYYSLTDLGKQELHDFYISWNEITKSIDEIFQDYKGE from the coding sequence TTGGCAGATAAATCTCAGTTTTATAGAGGAACATTAGAGGGCTGTATTCTTAAAATCATAAATGACAATGAGGTTTACGGGTATGAGATAGCAGAAAAATTAAAAAGCTATGGACTTTGTGAGGTTAGTGAGGGCACTATATATCCATTACTTTTAAGGCTTGAAAAAAACGGCCTTGTAAGCTCTGTAAAAAAAGCTTCTTCCTTTGGGCCTAAGAGAAAGTATTATAGTCTTACGGATTTAGGAAAGCAGGAGTTGCATGATTTTTACATAAGCTGGAATGAGATTACAAAAAGTATAGATGAGATATTTCAAGATTATAAAGGAGAATAG
- a CDS encoding response regulator transcription factor, with product MKKIVIVEDELFMREELEDILKKEAYETCSITKFDNIAKDILNESPDLVLLDLNLPGITGFEICKLIRRKSSTPILVLTSRDKLKDELQALGLGADEYLTKPCNKDRLTARIYNLLKRFEGRNHFAEIKGVKLDLQTYTMYANEKSIVLTENQGKIMELLLLNRDKIVTKDMLFEKIWGTKEYIDANALQVNMTRLKKVIKSLGMKYKIVTVRGKGYNLQEVEEKGND from the coding sequence ATGAAGAAAATTGTTATAGTTGAAGATGAATTGTTTATGAGGGAAGAGCTTGAAGATATATTAAAAAAAGAAGCTTATGAAACTTGCAGCATTACTAAATTCGATAATATAGCAAAAGATATCTTAAATGAATCTCCTGACCTTGTGCTTTTGGATTTAAATCTTCCAGGAATAACTGGGTTTGAAATATGCAAATTAATTAGGAGAAAAAGTAGTACTCCTATACTGGTTTTGACCAGCCGGGATAAGTTAAAAGATGAGCTGCAAGCTTTAGGCTTAGGAGCTGATGAATATCTTACAAAGCCCTGCAATAAAGATAGATTGACAGCTAGAATTTATAATCTTTTAAAAAGATTTGAAGGCAGAAATCATTTTGCTGAGATAAAAGGAGTAAAACTTGATTTACAGACTTATACAATGTATGCTAATGAGAAATCAATTGTACTAACTGAAAACCAAGGGAAAATAATGGAGCTTCTTTTATTAAACAGGGACAAAATTGTTACAAAAGATATGTTATTTGAGAAAATATGGGGAACTAAAGAATACATTGATGCAAATGCACTACAGGTTAACATGACTAGATTAAAAAAGGTTATTAAAAGTTTAGGCATGAAATATAAAATTGTAACAGTGAGAGGAAAAGGATATAATCTTCAAGAAGTCGAGGAAAAGGGAAATGATTAG
- a CDS encoding FtsX-like permease family protein encodes MFFSLIKRNSKRNIKENGLLFVSLIVSIIAFYIILSLENQDVIRFLKTIESDAVRKLLLVTPVLYGVSLFILFFLVYFAGKYQVERRSHEFGMYLMLGMRQSKLFFMLLGEEIWNSVLTLIIGIPIAIFISEMISMITAKVVGLGIVGHKLSFSINAVFWTIAGYFIIRLLALLILSWKIAKKEIMKLLEESQNEKNKTCSTIFTLIKLVTGIILLGAAYKLAITGYAWTAMNNMAIAVVLGILGTFLLFNGIGILFETMLKKMKNKNGLEVFTFRQLQENVFLKSNSLAVSSLLVLMALCFFAYGISVSINSKSSGQHVLHYTFEGEEGHIKSELSKLQIKDYMNEIFNVKAGILSDKYENSFSYKELIQSIEKQQQSNNKDILLNNLQTFKYPYLINESGYNKILKLAGKSTLQLKNNEVVIFNGLEFSNGAEVLKNALKEKVNIQIDGKKYEISQKLCYDDIVTDSAINLSYALIVPDDTFNKVIDKKNVNSYWNAALKNDFIKKNGLMQSIMQVNALINKTDLNYESYLQNMGRELFYSVAGSYTTIYLGFIFLIIANTVIGVQFLMQQQKTGRRYNTLIRLGCKYKDLCKSARKQIKWYFSFPVVVAAIGSVFGVKALFSGIATSAMKLKINTLMMISIPVILVLCVVEFCYIIGVMKLSDKQIYKLMEIKREDN; translated from the coding sequence ATGTTCTTTAGTTTAATTAAGAGAAACAGCAAGCGAAATATAAAAGAAAATGGTCTTCTTTTTGTATCATTAATTGTGTCAATAATAGCATTTTACATTATCTTATCCTTAGAAAATCAGGATGTAATAAGATTTTTAAAGACAATTGAAAGTGATGCAGTTAGAAAACTATTATTAGTAACTCCTGTGCTTTATGGAGTGTCCCTTTTTATCTTGTTCTTTTTGGTTTATTTTGCAGGAAAGTACCAGGTAGAAAGAAGAAGTCATGAATTTGGAATGTATTTAATGCTTGGTATGAGACAAAGTAAATTGTTTTTCATGCTTTTAGGGGAAGAGATATGGAATAGTGTATTAACTCTTATTATTGGAATTCCTATAGCAATTTTTATATCAGAAATGATTAGCATGATTACAGCTAAAGTTGTAGGACTTGGAATTGTAGGTCATAAATTATCATTTTCTATTAATGCAGTATTTTGGACTATAGCTGGATATTTTATTATTAGATTATTGGCTTTATTAATATTGAGCTGGAAAATTGCTAAAAAAGAGATAATGAAGCTTTTAGAAGAATCTCAAAATGAAAAAAACAAGACCTGCAGTACAATTTTTACACTCATAAAATTAGTTACAGGTATTATTTTATTAGGTGCTGCTTATAAATTGGCGATTACGGGATATGCGTGGACTGCTATGAATAATATGGCAATTGCCGTTGTCCTTGGCATTTTGGGTACATTCCTTTTGTTTAACGGAATTGGAATATTGTTTGAAACTATGCTTAAAAAGATGAAAAATAAAAATGGCCTTGAAGTATTTACATTCAGGCAGTTACAGGAAAATGTATTTTTAAAATCAAATTCTCTTGCAGTTTCATCCTTATTAGTATTAATGGCATTGTGCTTTTTTGCTTATGGTATTTCAGTTAGTATTAACTCTAAATCATCAGGACAGCATGTACTTCATTATACATTTGAGGGGGAAGAGGGACACATAAAATCGGAATTGAGTAAGCTTCAAATTAAGGATTACATGAATGAAATATTTAATGTCAAGGCAGGTATTTTAAGTGATAAGTATGAAAACAGCTTTTCCTATAAAGAATTAATACAATCTATAGAGAAACAGCAGCAATCTAATAATAAGGATATACTATTAAATAATCTTCAGACTTTTAAGTACCCATATTTAATTAATGAATCAGGTTATAATAAAATATTAAAATTGGCAGGAAAAAGCACATTACAGCTTAAAAACAATGAAGTTGTTATATTTAATGGATTAGAATTTTCAAATGGAGCAGAGGTTTTAAAAAATGCACTTAAAGAAAAGGTAAATATACAAATTGACGGTAAAAAATATGAAATTTCACAGAAACTTTGCTATGATGATATAGTTACGGACAGTGCTATAAATCTAAGTTACGCCTTAATTGTTCCAGATGATACCTTTAATAAAGTTATAGATAAGAAAAATGTGAATTCTTATTGGAATGCAGCATTAAAAAATGATTTTATAAAAAAGAATGGATTAATGCAGTCAATTATGCAGGTAAATGCTTTGATTAATAAAACAGATTTAAATTATGAAAGTTATCTTCAAAATATGGGAAGGGAATTGTTTTATTCAGTGGCAGGTAGTTACACAACAATTTATCTAGGATTTATTTTCCTTATTATTGCAAATACAGTTATAGGAGTTCAATTTTTAATGCAGCAGCAAAAGACGGGAAGACGTTATAATACTTTAATCCGCCTTGGCTGTAAATATAAAGATTTGTGTAAGTCAGCGAGAAAACAGATAAAGTGGTATTTTTCTTTTCCAGTAGTGGTTGCAGCAATAGGAAGTGTGTTTGGAGTTAAAGCACTATTTTCAGGAATTGCAACTTCAGCTATGAAATTAAAAATTAATACATTAATGATGATTTCAATACCTGTAATTCTGGTGCTTTGTGTGGTAGAATTTTGTTATATAATTGGGGTAATGAAATTGAGCGACAAGCAGATATATAAATTAATGGAGATAAAAAGAGAAGATAATTAA
- a CDS encoding sensor histidine kinase has protein sequence MDSNSFTYIFPTFIIGSILLYSLIGFLVYGKDKRKKEEIIGFIESLDLKQEEVCLDFLQDDEKEIIHIIAAKLRKEEELIKKQELNLKEYEEYIEVWAHEIKTPVALMTFVLDNRKEEISPKIYQKLEYARSEMQEDIERILYYSRVKSEHLDYIFEEMSLYEICKDVEEEYKSLLEEQKISVYNNLGNIKILSDKKGLCFVLRQIFSNSIKYRDLEKEESFIEVSSRLEEENIILIIRDNGIGAKPYDLAFLFDKGFTGDAGTKTKKSTGMGLYLAKKVANNLKIKIEVTEDYKDGFEMSLSFPVVK, from the coding sequence ATGGATTCTAATAGTTTTACTTATATTTTCCCGACTTTTATAATTGGTTCTATTCTATTATACAGTTTAATTGGTTTCCTTGTTTATGGCAAAGATAAAAGGAAAAAAGAGGAGATTATAGGCTTTATTGAAAGTTTAGATTTAAAGCAAGAGGAAGTATGTCTTGATTTTCTTCAGGATGATGAAAAAGAGATTATTCATATAATTGCAGCAAAACTTCGCAAAGAGGAAGAACTAATAAAAAAGCAGGAGTTAAACTTAAAAGAGTATGAAGAGTATATAGAAGTTTGGGCTCATGAGATAAAAACACCAGTAGCACTAATGACTTTTGTCCTTGACAATAGAAAAGAAGAGATATCACCTAAAATCTACCAAAAATTAGAATATGCAAGAAGTGAAATGCAGGAAGATATTGAAAGAATTTTATATTATTCAAGGGTGAAATCAGAGCATTTAGATTATATATTTGAAGAAATGTCTCTTTATGAAATATGTAAAGATGTTGAAGAGGAGTATAAAAGCTTATTAGAAGAACAAAAAATTTCTGTTTATAACAACCTTGGAAATATTAAGATCCTTTCAGATAAAAAGGGATTGTGTTTTGTGTTAAGACAAATTTTCAGTAATTCCATAAAATATAGGGATTTAGAAAAAGAGGAATCTTTTATAGAAGTATCTTCTAGGCTTGAAGAGGAAAATATAATATTAATAATAAGAGATAATGGTATAGGTGCTAAGCCTTATGATCTGGCATTTTTGTTTGATAAGGGATTTACAGGAGATGCTGGCACTAAGACAAAAAAATCTACGGGAATGGGACTTTACTTAGCAAAAAAAGTAGCGAATAATTTAAAGATTAAAATAGAGGTCACAGAAGATTACAAGGATGGTTTTGAAATGTCATTATCATTTCCAGTAGTAAAATAA
- a CDS encoding ABC-F family ATP-binding cassette domain-containing protein translates to MEKTIKQLRDWGSQRADNPKFIRRAESMEKRLAKIERVEKPVIDRKNMKIDFNKTGRSGNEVIKLKEVTKGFCEKTLLHKADLLVRYGERVAIIGKNGCGKSTLIKLLTKEYSEDGGSAEFGASVKLGYLPQNVDFPKEDITVLECFRHNKTISEGNARGFLAKFMFYGESVFKKVKNLSGGEKSRLKLSLILYEDTNVLILDEPTNHLDIDSRETLEEALSEFQGTILFVSHDRYFINVLCTRLVELRDKKLISYNGNYDYYKEKRKAEKCLEEKSEVKAKTISKKEKPKTKNVVNENKKREIEIKKLEDKISQLEDSATKLDNLMAENSSDYEKLNELFKEKSKIQKELEIVMEKWANY, encoded by the coding sequence ATGGAAAAGACCATAAAGCAGCTTAGAGATTGGGGATCACAAAGGGCGGATAATCCTAAATTTATTAGAAGAGCTGAAAGCATGGAAAAGAGACTTGCAAAAATTGAGAGGGTAGAAAAACCGGTTATAGATAGGAAAAATATGAAAATAGATTTTAATAAAACTGGGCGTTCTGGAAATGAGGTCATTAAGCTAAAAGAGGTTACAAAAGGATTTTGTGAAAAAACTTTACTTCATAAGGCAGATCTTCTTGTAAGATACGGGGAGAGAGTAGCTATTATAGGAAAAAATGGTTGCGGCAAATCTACTTTAATTAAGCTTTTGACTAAAGAGTACAGTGAAGATGGTGGCAGTGCAGAATTTGGAGCATCAGTAAAACTTGGGTATTTACCTCAAAATGTTGATTTTCCAAAGGAAGATATAACGGTTTTAGAATGTTTTAGACATAACAAAACTATATCAGAGGGAAATGCTAGAGGATTTTTAGCTAAATTTATGTTTTACGGTGAGAGCGTCTTTAAGAAAGTAAAAAATCTATCTGGAGGAGAAAAAAGTAGGCTTAAGTTAAGTTTAATATTATATGAGGATACCAATGTTTTAATATTAGACGAACCTACAAATCATCTAGATATTGATTCAAGAGAAACTTTAGAAGAAGCCTTGTCTGAATTTCAAGGTACAATCCTATTTGTATCTCATGATAGATACTTTATTAATGTACTTTGTACTAGGCTTGTAGAGCTTAGAGATAAAAAACTTATAAGTTATAATGGAAATTATGATTACTACAAGGAAAAGAGAAAAGCTGAAAAATGCCTTGAAGAAAAATCAGAAGTTAAAGCTAAAACTATTTCAAAAAAGGAAAAACCAAAAACTAAAAATGTTGTAAATGAAAATAAAAAGAGAGAAATAGAAATTAAAAAGCTTGAAGATAAAATTTCTCAGTTAGAGGATTCTGCTACTAAATTAGATAATCTTATGGCAGAGAATTCCTCAGATTATGAAAAGTTAAATGAGCTCTTTAAAGAAAAAAGCAAAATTCAGAAGGAACTAGAAATAGTTATGGAAAAATGGGCTAACTATTAA
- a CDS encoding HNH endonuclease domain-containing protein has protein sequence MDKTLNRLYIKEIETKAIPFSNEVDTRIFSRILDADRVVASYKMYWLLGVLNEVSLGNEEIEFRKIISRMIVSAWYPILKFKLHFGAFDNLSKCVEYISINYQIDANCDENKLLDFIYENKDKELNKKLKEFENNVPYRLLSPFFQDELRGKKDSIKEKIITEMSLKSSNCLYKIIKGDTNKIFVNCKWCQYLKYNYNIIKSWIYYKLVCFLQKRNPNVPAIVFKLEAPKTRKLTSTSKLWKEILNYNRVKDIYTGFEFTKENFIRYGALSIDHFIPWSFVLHDEIWNLVPTFKNINSKKSDNLVLFDKYIGDFCAAQYNAYTYVCDKRKKNQMEEYMNILHLDSPKLYYNRVPQHDFEQKIKLSISPLYQIAVNQGFGIMNKF, from the coding sequence TTGGACAAAACATTAAATAGATTATATATAAAAGAAATCGAAACAAAGGCTATTCCTTTTAGTAATGAAGTAGACACAAGAATATTTTCAAGAATTCTTGATGCGGACAGGGTTGTTGCCAGTTATAAAATGTATTGGCTTCTTGGAGTTTTAAATGAGGTAAGTTTAGGTAATGAGGAAATTGAGTTTAGAAAGATTATTTCTAGAATGATAGTTTCTGCTTGGTATCCTATTTTAAAATTTAAACTTCACTTTGGTGCTTTTGATAATTTAAGTAAGTGTGTAGAATATATTTCAATCAATTACCAAATTGATGCGAATTGTGATGAGAATAAATTGCTTGATTTTATATATGAAAATAAAGATAAGGAATTAAACAAAAAACTAAAGGAGTTTGAAAATAATGTGCCCTATAGGCTTTTATCTCCTTTTTTTCAAGATGAATTAAGGGGTAAGAAAGATTCGATAAAGGAAAAAATTATAACAGAAATGTCTTTAAAAAGTAGCAATTGTTTATATAAAATTATAAAAGGAGATACAAATAAAATCTTTGTTAATTGTAAATGGTGTCAGTATTTAAAATATAACTACAATATCATTAAATCATGGATATATTATAAACTCGTTTGTTTCCTTCAAAAGCGAAATCCCAATGTCCCTGCTATAGTTTTTAAACTTGAAGCTCCAAAGACTAGAAAATTAACATCTACATCTAAACTATGGAAGGAAATATTGAATTATAACAGAGTTAAGGATATATATACTGGATTTGAATTTACAAAGGAAAACTTTATAAGGTATGGGGCTTTAAGTATTGATCATTTTATTCCCTGGAGCTTTGTTTTGCATGATGAGATTTGGAATTTAGTGCCTACATTTAAAAATATTAATAGCAAAAAAAGTGATAACTTAGTGTTATTTGATAAATATATAGGTGATTTCTGTGCTGCCCAATATAATGCATATACATATGTGTGTGATAAAAGGAAGAAAAATCAGATGGAAGAATATATGAACATACTACATTTGGATAGTCCTAAACTTTATTACAACAGA
- a CDS encoding helix-turn-helix transcriptional regulator, giving the protein MVRRSKIFNTKIKLLRTERNITQEDLAIDLGVNRSTISEIERGTFNPSLKLAFSIAKYFNKTVDEIFEMLEVEDHD; this is encoded by the coding sequence ATGGTAAGGAGAAGTAAAATTTTTAATACAAAAATTAAGCTATTAAGGACTGAACGTAACATTACTCAGGAAGATTTAGCTATAGATTTAGGAGTTAATAGAAGTACGATATCAGAAATAGAGAGAGGCACTTTTAATCCTTCGCTAAAACTAGCTTTTTCTATTGCTAAATACTTTAATAAAACTGTAGATGAGATTTTTGAAATGTTGGAGGTAGAGGACCATGACTAA
- a CDS encoding DUF2812 domain-containing protein, with the protein MEHKYVMVGGLAFSENSDMKKLENYASKGWILQDIVGGFFYKLKKDKPQSIIYSLDYQNNADEEYFSIFKEAGWNLVVSGGGMYIFSAPAGIKPIYSNSKSEIDKYVRAKNSSKKGVIFSLAMCLPILAFIFLSAIYIKFLFPVSIILLMIDVVVFVFSFMPYLSYKSRIKNCGEKYELTSNKIQAIVFGLIGIAFLIQAIKLLLQKRYLSIVYIILGLVEFSVSVSCYKNYKKQC; encoded by the coding sequence GTGGAACATAAATATGTAATGGTTGGAGGGCTTGCTTTTAGTGAAAATAGTGATATGAAAAAACTAGAAAACTATGCAAGTAAGGGATGGATACTGCAAGATATAGTAGGAGGATTTTTTTATAAACTAAAAAAAGATAAACCTCAAAGTATTATATATAGTTTAGATTATCAAAATAATGCAGATGAAGAATATTTTTCTATATTTAAAGAGGCAGGATGGAATCTTGTTGTTTCTGGTGGTGGAATGTACATATTTTCAGCACCTGCTGGTATTAAACCTATTTATAGCAATTCTAAATCAGAAATAGACAAGTATGTTAGAGCAAAAAATTCAAGTAAAAAGGGAGTTATATTTTCCTTAGCAATGTGCTTGCCTATATTAGCTTTCATATTTCTTTCAGCCATTTATATTAAATTTTTGTTTCCTGTTTCTATTATATTATTAATGATTGATGTAGTTGTATTTGTTTTTAGTTTCATGCCTTATTTATCCTACAAATCAAGAATTAAAAATTGTGGAGAGAAATATGAACTAACAAGTAATAAAATTCAGGCTATAGTTTTTGGACTTATAGGTATAGCATTTTTAATTCAAGCAATAAAATTACTGCTTCAGAAAAGATATTTAAGTATAGTTTATATAATCCTAGGATTAGTTGAATTCAGTGTGAGTGTTAGTTGCTATAAGAACTATAAAAAGCAATGCTAA
- a CDS encoding ATP-binding cassette domain-containing protein: protein MIELALNGMQKFYGASKILENITFDIQTSEKVGIIGRNGTGKSTILKIIAGIESNDGGSVILKKESTIGYLDQIPEYPKGYTVADVLNTAFKNQENIREELKELEGKMTDFSGKDLEIILKKYGELQQKFEHTGGYEIEEKLSKVCTGLNIGEKFKNNLFINLSGGEKTTVILGKILLQSPDILLLDEPSNHLDMEAVEWLEGFLKEYKGSALVVSHDRYFLDSVVTKIVEIEDMECETYNGNYSYYLKEKDRRMMLQFEAYEDQKKK from the coding sequence ATGATAGAATTAGCGCTTAATGGCATGCAAAAATTTTATGGAGCATCAAAGATATTAGAAAATATAACTTTTGATATACAAACTTCTGAGAAGGTTGGAATTATAGGAAGAAACGGTACTGGGAAAAGTACTATATTAAAGATAATTGCAGGTATTGAAAGTAATGATGGGGGCTCTGTAATTTTAAAAAAAGAATCAACTATAGGATATCTTGATCAAATTCCAGAGTATCCTAAAGGATATACTGTGGCAGATGTTTTAAATACGGCCTTTAAAAATCAAGAGAATATAAGAGAAGAACTTAAAGAATTAGAAGGTAAAATGACTGATTTCTCAGGGAAAGACCTTGAAATTATTTTAAAAAAATATGGAGAATTGCAGCAAAAATTTGAACATACCGGAGGATATGAAATTGAAGAAAAATTAAGCAAGGTATGCACAGGACTTAATATAGGTGAAAAGTTTAAAAATAATCTTTTTATAAATTTAAGTGGTGGAGAAAAAACTACAGTAATACTAGGCAAGATATTATTGCAATCTCCAGATATACTTCTCTTAGATGAGCCCTCTAACCATCTTGATATGGAAGCCGTTGAATGGCTTGAGGGTTTTCTTAAGGAGTACAAGGGTTCGGCTTTAGTAGTATCTCATGATAGATATTTTCTGGATAGTGTAGTAACAAAAATTGTTGAAATTGAAGATATGGAATGTGAAACTTACAATGGAAATTATTCTTATTATTTAAAAGAAAAAGACAGAAGAATGATGCTTCAGTTTGAAGCTTATGAAGATCAAAAGAAAAAATAA
- a CDS encoding ABC transporter ATP-binding protein: MEDKILEVKSLSKYYGKKDNITKAIDNISFQIIDGEFVGIMGSSGSGKTTLLNCIATTIVSTDGKIFLKGEDIGKFKGRKLAEYRGNRIGYLFQNFELIDNLTARENIMLPIAIHNMMGKENEKRIDELVKYLEIEDVMTKFPSQMSGGQKQRVAAARALILNPEIVLADEPTGALDSKNAKLLMNKLLGLNKDERTTILMVTHDPNAASFCQRILFIQDGVVFHELRRRLPEESKEAFYERIISVMAQLGGGSANVL; this comes from the coding sequence ATGGAAGATAAGATATTAGAGGTAAAGTCTTTGAGTAAATATTATGGAAAAAAGGATAATATTACAAAGGCTATAGATAATATAAGTTTTCAAATTATAGATGGAGAATTCGTTGGTATTATGGGAAGCAGTGGTTCTGGAAAAACCACATTGTTAAATTGTATTGCGACAACAATAGTTTCTACAGATGGAAAAATATTTTTAAAAGGTGAAGACATAGGAAAATTTAAAGGAAGAAAGCTAGCAGAGTATAGAGGCAACCGTATAGGATATTTATTTCAAAATTTTGAGCTGATAGATAACTTGACGGCCCGTGAAAATATTATGCTTCCCATTGCAATTCATAATATGATGGGAAAGGAGAATGAAAAGAGGATAGATGAGCTTGTAAAATATTTAGAAATAGAAGATGTGATGACAAAATTTCCCTCACAAATGTCAGGAGGGCAGAAACAGCGTGTGGCAGCTGCAAGAGCATTAATATTAAATCCAGAAATAGTTTTAGCAGATGAGCCAACTGGTGCATTAGATTCTAAAAATGCAAAGCTTCTGATGAATAAACTTTTAGGCCTTAATAAAGATGAGAGAACAACTATTTTAATGGTTACTCATGACCCAAATGCAGCAAGTTTTTGCCAAAGAATTTTATTTATTCAAGATGGAGTGGTTTTTCATGAGCTTAGAAGAAGATTACCTGAAGAAAGTAAAGAGGCTTTCTATGAAAGAATAATCTCAGTAATGGCACAGCTGGGAGGAGGAAGCGCTAATGTTCTTTAG
- a CDS encoding DUF2500 family protein, with the protein MELPIKMGFFTGMPILFEVFFLVMVIVIVVTIIRSLVNYKRNAFSPILTEKAKVVSKRNEVTRNLYANNNFTNTRTRNYITFETEAGQRMELTISGKKFERDLYTEGF; encoded by the coding sequence ATGGAACTTCCAATTAAAATGGGATTTTTTACTGGTATGCCAATATTGTTTGAAGTGTTCTTTTTAGTTATGGTGATAGTTATAGTTGTAACAATTATAAGGTCTTTAGTAAATTACAAAAGGAATGCTTTTTCTCCAATTTTGACTGAAAAAGCTAAAGTCGTTTCTAAGAGAAATGAAGTAACGCGAAATTTATATGCAAATAATAATTTTACAAATACTCGAACACGGAACTATATAACTTTTGAAACAGAAGCAGGGCAAAGAATGGAGCTTACTATAAGTGGTAAAAAATTTGAAAGAGATTTGTATACAGAGGGGTTTTAA